The genomic stretch CGAGCAGCACACCGATCGCCAGCGGCATGAACCCCGGCCCCGGCAGGGCCACACTGCCGGCCGGCATGCGCGAGGCGAGATATGCGAGCGTCGCCCCGACCCCGGCCAGGGCACAGCCCAGGGCGGCCTCGCCGGCCTTGCGGTCGGCCGTCACGTCAGTTCGCCTTCTTCTCGGCGCCGATCGCCCGGGCGACTTCGCCCAGGGCGGCGAGTTCGTTGCGGATGGCCTTGTCCATCGCGGCGCCGTCCTTGACGGCGTGGACGGCCCCCTGCGCGGCCATGACGTCCTTGAAGCGGGGATCGTTCGCGGCCTCGGTGAAGACCTTGGCAAGGGTTGCCAAGCGATCGGCGGGCACGCCCTTGGGTGCGATCAACCCCCACCACAGCACCGTCTCCTCCGCGCCGATGCCGAGGCTGGACAGGCCGGACGCCCGGGGAAGGGCCTCGTTGCCCTCGGCCGACGTAAGCATCAGGCATTTGGCCGCCCCGGCCTTGGCGTGGGGCAGGATCGGCGGCAGCGAGCCACCGTAGAAGGTCACGTGCCCGCCCAGGAAGTTCTTGGCCGTTTCGCCCGCACCCCCGAACGGAACCGGGCGGACCTTCAGCTCCAGCTTGCGGAAGATCCGTTCCGCGGCGAGCTGCATGGTCCCGCCAACCCCGTCGTTGCCGTAGGTGAACTTGCCCGGGTTCGCCTTGATATGGGCCACCATCTCCTGGGCGTTGGCCGCCGGGAAGTCGGGCTGGGCGCACAGCACGTAGGACGAGTAGCCGATGGACAGCAACGGTGCGTAGCTGTCCGGCGTGTAGCCGACGGGCAGCGTGTGGGGGCTGGTGGTGAGCGGCGAGTTCCAGACGAA from Azospirillaceae bacterium encodes the following:
- a CDS encoding tripartite tricarboxylate transporter substrate binding protein — encoded protein: RPITLIVPAPPGGGTDVFARRLAELAEAGLRQKVVVENKAGGGGTIGTALISAAKPDGHTLGFVWNSPLTTSPHTLPVGYTPDSYAPLLSIGYSSYVLCAQPDFPAANAQEMVAHIKANPGKFTYGNDGVGGTMQLAAERIFRKLELKVRPVPFGGAGETAKNFLGGHVTFYGGSLPPILPHAKAGAAKCLMLTSAEGNEALPRASGLSSLGIGAEETVLWWGLIAPKGVPADRLATLAKVFTEAANDPRFKDVMAAQGAVHAVKDGAAMDKAIRNELAALGEVARAIGAEKKAN